A single window of Ovis aries strain OAR_USU_Benz2616 breed Rambouillet chromosome 24, ARS-UI_Ramb_v3.0, whole genome shotgun sequence DNA harbors:
- the DCUN1D3 gene encoding DCN1-like protein 3, with the protein MGQCVTKCKNPSSTLGSKNGDRDPSSKSHGRRSASHREEQLPACGKPGGDILVNGTKKAEAATEACQLPTSSGDAGREPKSNAEESSLQRLEELFRRYKDEREDAILEEGMERFCNDLCVDPTEFRVLLLAWKFQAATMCKFTRKEFFDGCKAISADSIDGICARFPSLLTEAKQEDKFKDLYRFTFQFGLDSEEGQRSLHREIAIALWKLVFTQNNPPVLDQWLNFLTENPSGIKGISRDTWNMFLNFTQVIGPDLSNYSEDEAWPSLFDTFVEWEMERRKREGEGRGALSSGPEGLCPEEQT; encoded by the exons ATGGGCCAGTGTGTCACCAAGTGTAAGAATCCCTCATCAACTCTGGGTAGCAAGAATGGAGACCGTGACCCCAGCAGCAAGTCACATGGTAGGCGGAGTGCAAGCCACCGTGAGGAACAGCTGCCAGCCTGTGGCAAGCCAGGTGGAGATATCCTTGTCAATGGGACCAAGAAGGCAGAGGCTGCTACTGAGGCCTGCCAgctgccaacatcctctggagatgctgggagggagccCAAGTCAAATGCCGAGGAGTCTTCTTTGCAGAGGTTGGAAGAACTATTCAGGCGCTATAAGGATGAACGGGAGGATGCAAttttggaggaaggcatggagcGCTTTTGCAATGATCTATGTGTGGACCCCACGGAATTTCGAGTGCTGCTTTTGGCTTGGAAGTTCCAGGCTGCTACCATGTGCAAATTTACCAG GAAGGAATTTTTTGATGGCTGCAAAGCAATAAGTGCAGACAGCATTGATGGGATCTGTGCACGGTTCCCTAGCCTCTTAACAGAAGCCAAACAAGAGGATAAATTCAAGGATCTCTACCGGTTTACATTTCAGTTTGgcctggactctgaagaagggCAGCGGTCACTGCATCGAGAAATAGCCATTGCCCTGTGGAAACTCGTCTTTACCCAGAACAATCCTCCGGTATTGGACCAGTGGCTAAACTTCCTAACAGAGAACCCCTCGGGGATCAAGGGCATCTCCAGGGACACTTGGAATATGTTCCTTAACTTCACTCAGGTGATTGGCCCTGACCTCAGCAACTACAGCGAAGATGAGGCCTGGCCAAGTCTCTTCGATACCTTTGTGGAGTGGGAAATGGAGCgaaggaaaagagaaggggaagggagaggtgCACTCAGCTCAGGGCCCGAGGGCTTGTGTCCCGAGGAGCAGACTTAG